In Alkalihalobacillus sp. TS-13, the following are encoded in one genomic region:
- a CDS encoding ParA family protein, with protein MAKVIAIANQKGGVGKTTTSVNLGACLSYLGKKVLLIDIDPQGNATSGVGIDKGDIDQCIYDVLVDDVDARKVVQQTNVEGLSVIPSSIQLAGAEIELVPTISREVRLKRAIEHITDQFDYIIIDCPPSLGLLTINSLTAADAVLIPVQCEYYALEGLSQLLNTVRLVQKHLNKNLMIEGVLLTMFDARTNLGMQVIDEVKKYFQEKVYGTVIPRNVRLSEAPSHGKPIIIYDPKSRGAEVYLDLAKEVMTNG; from the coding sequence GTGGCGAAAGTCATAGCAATTGCCAATCAGAAAGGCGGGGTTGGCAAAACAACCACATCTGTGAACCTAGGTGCTTGTTTATCGTATCTAGGGAAGAAAGTTTTACTCATTGATATTGATCCTCAGGGAAACGCCACAAGTGGTGTAGGAATCGATAAAGGGGATATTGATCAGTGTATTTACGATGTTCTTGTAGATGATGTCGATGCACGAAAAGTGGTACAACAGACAAATGTTGAAGGGTTATCTGTCATTCCTTCTTCTATTCAGCTAGCTGGTGCTGAGATTGAACTCGTACCGACAATTTCACGTGAAGTCCGGTTAAAACGTGCCATTGAGCATATAACCGATCAGTTTGACTACATAATTATTGATTGTCCACCATCACTCGGTCTTTTGACAATCAATTCATTGACTGCAGCAGATGCTGTACTCATACCGGTGCAATGTGAATATTATGCGCTGGAAGGATTGAGCCAATTGCTTAATACAGTAAGGCTGGTCCAGAAACATTTGAATAAAAATCTCATGATCGAAGGTGTTTTGCTTACGATGTTCGATGCAAGAACGAACCTTGGTATGCAAGTAATCGATGAAGTGAAGAAGTATTTCCAGGAAAAAGTCTATGGTACTGTGATTCCTCGAAATGTCCGTTTAAGTGAAGCGCCCAGCCACGGGAAACCGATCATCATCTATGATCCCAAATCCCGGGGAGCTGAAGTTTATTTAGACCTCGCAAAGGAAGTGATGACGAATGGCTAG